A stretch of the Arachis stenosperma cultivar V10309 chromosome 6, arast.V10309.gnm1.PFL2, whole genome shotgun sequence genome encodes the following:
- the LOC130933684 gene encoding uncharacterized protein LOC130933684, with amino-acid sequence MATWEDLENDTSSESSDQKAQLCLMADHDNENEVDLSDLSIDELYYIIKDISVNSKKLLDKYAKCKKENEALRIENDLLLKKVKANKTGNEKFLKKENTALRAELEKFKLKHEVTTSTDLISENKKLNEQIKNLNEDLAKFVQGSQNLNKLLASQRKSDCRVINEKTKAVLFIAKRSDNIYGITLDDLKVQNVTCFSSMETEKWMWHKRLGHASMFQISKLVKRGLVRGLPNIKFDKDIICDVCQMGKQIKTSFKPKEDVSTKKLLELLHLDVWTN; translated from the exons ATGGCAACATGGGAAGACTTGGAGAACGACACCAGCTCAGAGAGCTCAGATCAAAAAGCTCAGCTATGCTTGATGGCAGACCATGATAATGAAAATGAGGTAGATCTTTCTGACTTATCTATTGATGAACTGTACTATATTATCAAAGACATCTCTGTCAATTCCAAGAAACTCTTGGACAAGTATGCAAAatgcaagaaagaaaatgaggCTTTGAGGATTGAAAATGATCTTCTTTTAAAAAAGGTTAAGGCAAATAAAACTGGAAatgaaaagtttttaaaaaaagaaaatactgCCTTGCGAGCTGAATTAGAAAAATTCAAACTCAAGCATGAAGTTACTACTTCCACTGATTTGATTTCTGAAAACAAAAAGCTGaatgaacaaataaaaaatttgaatgaaGACTTAGCAAAGTTTGTTCAAGGTTCTCAAAATCTGAACAAACTACTAGCTAGTCAAAG GAAATCTGATTGTAGAGTCATAAATGAGAAAACAAAGGCTGTTTTATTTATTGCCAAAAGAAGTGATAATATTTATGGTATTACTCTAGATGATCTAAAAGTTCAAAATGTAACTTGTTTCTCTTCAATGGAGACTGAAAAATGGATGTGGCATAAGAGGTTAGGACATGCTAGCATGTTCCAAATCTCTAAGCTTGTAAAGAGAGGCTTAGTTAGAGGTCTTCCTAATATAAAGTTTGATAAGGACATCATTTGTGATGTTTGTCAAATGGGTAAACAAATCAAAACTTCTTTCAAACCTAAGGAAGATGTCTCTACTAAGAAACTATTGGAGTTGTTGCATCTTGATGTTTGGACCAACTAG
- the LOC130933685 gene encoding secreted RxLR effector protein 161-like has protein sequence MHPNIKLDKDDHGRDVDEMRYRGMIGFLMYLTSSRPDIIQSVRVCSRFQSKPKESNLSAVKRIIRYVFGTINYGLWFPKTDSFQLVGFCDADFAGDRIDRRSTSGMCCFLGKSLIVWSSKKQATVALSTAEAEYVAASSCCSQLLWLKTQLADYKLNVSNISLFCDNISAINISKNPVLHSRTKHIKVRFHSIREHVQNRNLDIQFVNSEGQLADIFTKPLIEERFCKLRTELDILASSLFS, from the coding sequence ATGCATCCTAATATCAAGCTTGATAAGGATGACCATGGTAGAGATGTTGATGAGATGCGCTATAGAgggatgattggatttttgatgtaTCTAACCTCCTCAAGGCCTGATATCATCCAAAGTGTTAGAGTTTGCTCACGGTTTCAATCAAAGCCTAAGGAGTCCAATCTCTCAGCTGTCAAGAGGATCATCCGATATGTGTTTGGTACAATTAactatggtttatggtttcctAAGACTGATTCATTTCAATTAGTGGGTTTctgtgatgcagattttgctgGGGATAGGATTGATAGAAGAAGCACAAGTGGCATGTGCTGCTTTCTTGGAAAATCTCTCATTGTTTGGTCTAGCAAGAAGCAAGCTACTGTGGCACTTTCAACAGCCGAAGCTGAGTATGTTGCAGCCTCCTCTTGTTGTTCTCAATTATTATGGCTGAAAACTCAACTAGCTGACTATAAACTAAATGTAtctaatatttcattattttgtgACAACATTAGTGCTATTAACATTTCCAAAAACCCCGTTTTGCACTCTAGAACAAAGCACATTAAAGTTCGTTTTCATTCGAtaagagaacatgtgcaaaataGAAATTTAGATATTCAGTTTGTTAATTCTGAAGGTCAGCTAGCTGATATATTCACCAAACCATTGATAGAAGAGAGGTTCTGCAAGTTACGAACTGAACTGGACATTCTTGCTTCATCCCTGTTTTCTTAA